A single Stutzerimonas stutzeri DNA region contains:
- a CDS encoding PA4642 family protein, translating to MRKDKKQVIGEAISDESIKLFLEPEPADETPPSLHKLIKAYRGLRIDDFERFLGFFVEAGYDLDAKDAKGRDFIALIADQRQAEPYIELIKAARG from the coding sequence ATGCGCAAAGACAAGAAACAGGTGATCGGCGAAGCGATCAGCGACGAATCGATCAAGTTGTTTCTCGAGCCGGAGCCGGCCGACGAAACACCGCCCTCGCTGCATAAGCTGATCAAGGCCTATCGCGGTTTGCGGATCGATGATTTCGAGCGTTTTCTCGGATTCTTTGTCGAAGCCGGATACGACCTGGACGCCAAGGATGCCAAAGGGCGCGATTTCATTGCGTTGATCGCCGATCAGCGTCAGGCGGAGCCCTACATCGAGCTGATCAAGGCCGCCCGCGGCTGA
- the mqo gene encoding malate dehydrogenase (quinone), whose product MTQHDSEAVDLVLVGAGIMSATLAVLLKELDPNIKLEIVELQESGAVESSNPWNNAGTGHAGLCELNYTPDRKDGPIDIKKAVTINTQFEVSKQFWAYLTGREGFGSPRDFLNVVPHLSFVRGANNIDFLKRRFDALITHHAFENMVYTEDRATMEQWMPLMMPGRPLDEPIAATRALNGTDVNFGELTRQMLVYLASKPGVKMSYFQKVTGLKRNGKGWRVEIKNTRDSSSRELDAGFVFLGAGGAALPLLQMSDIEEGKGYGGFPVSGQWLRCDNPEIVKQHQAKVYSLAAVGAPPMSVPHLDTRVVDGKKSLLFGPYAGFTTKFLKYGSPLDLPMSIRPSNLKPMLAVARDNMDLTRYLIKEVRQSMDDRLDTLRGFYPQAKAEDWRLEVAGQRVQIIKKDPKKGGILQFGTELVSARDGSIAALLGASPGASVTVSIMLDLIERCFGEQAQSEAWKRKLDEIFPAREKVLEADAVAYREVTAVVDKRLGLAD is encoded by the coding sequence ATGACGCAACACGATAGCGAAGCCGTGGATTTGGTGCTGGTGGGAGCCGGTATCATGAGTGCGACTCTGGCAGTACTGCTCAAGGAACTCGATCCCAACATCAAGCTGGAAATCGTCGAACTGCAGGAATCCGGGGCCGTTGAAAGCTCGAATCCTTGGAACAATGCCGGCACCGGCCACGCTGGGCTGTGTGAGCTGAACTACACCCCGGACCGCAAAGACGGCCCGATCGATATCAAGAAAGCCGTCACGATCAATACCCAGTTCGAGGTCTCCAAGCAGTTCTGGGCCTACCTGACGGGACGTGAAGGTTTCGGTAGCCCCCGCGACTTCCTTAACGTCGTGCCGCACCTGAGCTTTGTCCGCGGCGCCAACAACATCGACTTCCTCAAGCGCCGCTTCGACGCCCTGATCACCCATCACGCCTTCGAAAACATGGTCTACACCGAAGACCGTGCGACGATGGAACAATGGATGCCGCTGATGATGCCGGGCCGCCCGCTGGACGAGCCGATCGCCGCCACCCGTGCGCTGAACGGTACAGACGTCAACTTCGGCGAGTTGACGCGGCAGATGCTGGTGTACCTGGCGAGCAAGCCGGGCGTGAAGATGTCGTATTTCCAGAAGGTCACCGGCCTCAAGCGTAATGGCAAGGGCTGGCGCGTGGAGATCAAGAACACGCGCGACAGCAGCAGCCGCGAACTCGACGCAGGCTTCGTCTTCCTCGGCGCCGGCGGCGCGGCCCTGCCGCTGTTGCAGATGTCCGACATCGAAGAAGGCAAGGGGTACGGCGGCTTCCCGGTCAGCGGCCAATGGCTGCGCTGCGACAATCCGGAAATCGTCAAGCAACACCAGGCCAAGGTGTACAGTCTTGCCGCCGTGGGCGCGCCGCCGATGTCCGTCCCGCATCTGGACACCCGCGTCGTCGATGGCAAGAAATCGCTGTTGTTCGGGCCCTACGCCGGGTTTACCACCAAGTTCCTGAAGTACGGCTCGCCTCTTGACCTGCCGATGTCGATTCGCCCGAGCAATCTAAAGCCGATGCTGGCTGTGGCGCGCGACAACATGGACCTGACCCGCTACCTGATCAAGGAAGTCCGGCAGTCCATGGACGATCGGCTGGACACCCTGCGTGGCTTCTATCCGCAAGCCAAGGCCGAAGACTGGCGTCTGGAGGTGGCTGGCCAGCGGGTGCAAATCATCAAGAAGGATCCGAAGAAGGGCGGCATTCTGCAATTCGGCACCGAACTCGTGTCGGCACGCGACGGATCCATCGCCGCATTGCTCGGTGCGTCGCCGGGCGCCTCGGTGACCGTATCGATCATGCTCGACCTGATCGAGCGCTGCTTTGGCGAGCAGGCCCAGAGCGAAGCCTGGAAACGTAAACTCGACGAAATCTTCCCGGCCCGCGAGAAGGTGCTGGAAGCCGACGCCGTGGCGTACCGCGAAGTGACCGCCGTGGTCGACAAGCGTCTGGGCCTGGCCGACTGA
- a CDS encoding YajG family lipoprotein, translated as MLKRLLFSLAAVSALTLVGCAHSPQQLDPTPKITGTINPVGQGQPVSVRVVDGRPSPTLGTRGGLYPETSAVIVPKEKVIPKLQAQAEAAVRLLGFTPSANAYNAPQLTLTLAELKYQSPKEGLYVTEATIGATFRVEVQNGGRRYTGRYGASLNQRFGMAPNEQTNTKLVSEVLSDALSRAFRDQNIGQVLAQ; from the coding sequence ATGCTTAAACGCCTGTTGTTCAGTCTTGCCGCCGTATCGGCGCTGACGCTTGTCGGTTGTGCGCATAGCCCGCAGCAGCTCGACCCTACCCCGAAAATCACGGGCACCATCAACCCGGTCGGCCAGGGGCAGCCGGTCTCGGTCCGCGTGGTGGATGGCCGTCCGTCTCCCACGCTCGGCACACGTGGTGGGCTGTACCCGGAAACCAGTGCGGTGATCGTGCCGAAGGAGAAGGTCATACCCAAGCTGCAGGCGCAGGCCGAAGCAGCGGTTCGCCTGCTGGGCTTTACGCCCTCTGCCAACGCATACAACGCCCCGCAATTGACCCTGACATTGGCTGAACTCAAGTACCAGTCACCCAAGGAAGGACTCTACGTCACCGAGGCGACGATCGGCGCGACGTTCCGGGTCGAAGTGCAGAACGGCGGCCGCCGCTACACAGGGCGTTACGGTGCCTCGCTCAACCAGCGCTTCGGCATGGCGCCCAACGAGCAGACCAACACCAAGCTGGTCAGCGAAGTCCTAAGCGACGCGCTGAGCCGCGCATTCCGCGACCAGAATATCGGCCAGGTGCTGGCCCAGTAA
- a CDS encoding DUF1329 domain-containing protein: MNKNTLKTGALTLSLLASALLASGAMAAVSESEAAKLGDTLTPIGAEKAGNAAGTIPAWTGGLAQDAAGISPDGFVNDPYPDDKPKFTITAQNFEQYKDNLSPGQIAMLKRYPDTYRLPVFETRRSAAVPQRIYEAAKKNATQTKLVRGGNGLENFDTAVAFPIPQDGLEVAWNHITRYRGGSARRVVAQATPQVNGSYNLVKFVDEVVYTDTLRDYNPEKHGNVLFYFKQQVTEPSRLAGNVLLVHETLDQVKEPRMAWIYNAGQRRVRRAPQVAYDGPGTAADGLRTSDNLDMFNGAPDRYDWKLVGKKEMYIPYNSYRLDSPKLKYDDIIKAGHINQDLTRYELHRVWEVEATLKTGERHIYAKRHFFIDEDTWQAAVIDHYDGRDTLWRVAEAHSQYFFNVQVPLYSMETLYDLVSGRYLVMGMKNEEKNPYVYNYEANSNQYTPAALRNSGVR, translated from the coding sequence ATGAACAAGAACACGTTAAAGACGGGGGCCCTCACACTCTCTTTGCTGGCAAGCGCCCTGCTGGCAAGCGGAGCCATGGCGGCGGTATCCGAATCGGAGGCAGCCAAACTAGGCGACACCCTGACCCCTATCGGAGCCGAGAAAGCGGGCAACGCTGCCGGCACCATTCCGGCCTGGACGGGCGGTCTGGCCCAGGATGCCGCAGGCATCAGCCCGGACGGATTCGTCAACGATCCGTATCCGGACGACAAGCCGAAGTTCACCATCACCGCGCAGAACTTCGAGCAATACAAGGACAACCTGAGCCCTGGCCAGATCGCCATGCTCAAGCGCTATCCGGACACCTATCGCCTGCCGGTCTTCGAGACTCGTCGCAGTGCCGCCGTGCCGCAGCGCATCTATGAGGCCGCGAAGAAGAATGCGACCCAGACCAAACTGGTTCGTGGCGGCAACGGCCTGGAAAACTTCGATACCGCCGTCGCCTTCCCGATTCCCCAGGACGGCCTGGAAGTGGCCTGGAACCATATCACCCGCTACCGTGGCGGCTCGGCCCGGCGCGTCGTCGCCCAGGCCACGCCACAGGTGAACGGCAGCTACAACCTGGTCAAGTTCGTCGACGAGGTGGTTTACACCGACACCCTGCGCGATTACAACCCTGAGAAGCACGGCAACGTGCTGTTCTATTTCAAGCAGCAGGTCACCGAACCGTCGCGCCTGGCCGGTAACGTCCTGCTGGTACACGAGACCCTGGACCAGGTGAAAGAGCCACGCATGGCGTGGATCTACAACGCCGGTCAACGCCGCGTCCGGCGCGCACCGCAGGTGGCTTACGATGGTCCGGGTACGGCAGCCGATGGCCTGCGCACGTCAGATAACCTGGATATGTTCAACGGTGCGCCGGATCGTTACGACTGGAAGCTGGTGGGCAAGAAGGAGATGTACATTCCCTACAACTCCTACCGCCTGGATTCGCCGAAGCTCAAATATGACGACATCATCAAGGCTGGCCATATCAACCAGGACCTGACTCGCTACGAGCTGCACCGCGTGTGGGAAGTCGAAGCGACATTGAAGACCGGCGAACGCCACATCTACGCCAAGCGCCACTTCTTCATCGACGAAGATACCTGGCAGGCCGCGGTCATCGACCACTACGACGGCCGTGACACCCTGTGGCGCGTTGCCGAGGCGCACTCGCAGTACTTCTTCAACGTGCAGGTGCCGCTGTACTCCATGGAAACCCTGTATGACCTGGTGTCCGGTCGTTACCTGGTCATGGGCATGAAGAACGAAGAGAAGAACCCGTACGTCTACAATTACGAAGCCAACTCCAACCAGTACACCCCGGCCGCGCTGCGCAACTCCGGCGTGCGCTGA